Genomic DNA from Halorussus rarus:
GCGACCGACGACGAGACGACCACCTCGGCCGACGGGAACCAGACCGAGGGATGACGACTCGCTGAGGGGACCCGTCGCGCCGGACGGGAACCGCTCAGGACGAGACGAGAGTGGGGGTCGGCGGGCGCGCCGACCCCTCGTCCGCCCGAACCATTATACGGCTGATAGCCGAACCTCCTGTGGGACAACATGGGGGAGACACGACGACAGTTCCTTCGAGCGACGGGTGTTTCGGCGGTCGGACTGGCGGGCGCGGTCGGCGGGGCGGCCGGCCAGTCGGACGGGGTCAGTCTGCTGCTCAACTGGAAGCCCAACGGGCTCCACATCCCCTACTACGCCGCGAGGGCGCGGGGGTACTACGAGGAGCAGGGCGTGAACCTGACCCGGATCAAGAGCGGGCAGGGGTCGGACTTCGCGGCCAAGCAGGTCGGCCTCGGCAACGCGCCGCTCGCCGTCACCGGCGCCAGCCAGGTGCTCAACATCAACACCAGGGGGTTGAATCCGCAGTCGGTCGGGGTCGTGATGCAGCGGAGCCCGGTCGTGGTGTTCACGACGAGCGACGCCTTCGGCGGGCCGATGGACCGCGTCGACCAGCTCGCCGGGAAGACGGTCGGCACCGGCCCCGGCATGGTCCGGATACTCACGAAGCTACTGCTTGAGCGGAAGGGCGTGCTCTCGGAGGTGGAGCTGGTCGACACCGGCTTCGACACGGTCCAGCAGCTGCTCAGCGGCAAGATCGACGCCGCCGGCGGGGTGTTCGCCGACGCGGTGACCGCGCGCCGGCAGGCGGGCGAGGTCTACTCGATTCCGGTGGCCGAGACCATCCCCTCGTACGGGCACGTCGTGGCCGCCAACTCACAGTTCGCGGCCGACAACCCAGAGACGGTACGGGGCTTCCTGAACGCGACCGCCCGGGGCGCGGCGTGGGCGACCGACAACCCCGAGCGGGCGACAGACCACCTGGTCGAGGCCAACCCGGCCATCTCCGAGACCGCGGACGTCCAGCGCGCCAAGTGGGTCGAGATGGCCGGCGACTACGTGCTGTCGGACGCGGTGCGCCGGCGCGGCTGGGGGTGGAGCGACGCCCAGCCGTGGCAGACGATGTACGAAGCGCTCCGGGACGCGGAGCTCCTCGGCGGCGAGACCGACCCGACGTCGGTCTGGACCAACGACTACCTCGACACGGAGTACGAGTACGTCGGGCAGTACGCGTCGCAGGTCACGCCGCCGGAGTCGACCGCCACCGGGACGATGGCAGGCGGCGCCGGCGCGACCGGGACCACCGCGGCGGGCGCGTCCGGGACGACGACCGGCACCGCGACGGGCAGCGACGCCGGAACGACCGCGGCCGGCGGCACTTCGGAGCCGACGACCGTCGAGACGACGGCGGCGAACGGTTCGAACTGATGGACGGCTCGGGGTCGCGGGCGTCCGGGTCGCGCTCGTCGGCGTCGGGGACGCCCGCGTCGGACGCGACGTCGCGCCGGCAAGACATGCGGACCCGGACGTCGGCCGCGACCCGGGCCTCGGGGCTCGCGGCGCGCGCCGCCCCGGCAGTCGTCACCGCAGTGCTCGCAGTGGTCGCGTGGTGGGCCGCCGCCCGGACCGCCGACGTGCCGGCCGTCGTCCTTCCGAGTCCAGTCGACGTGGGCGCGGCGTTCGCAGCCCACTGGCGAATCCTGCTCGAAGCCGCCGGCGTCACCGCGCTCACCGCGGGTCTCGGCGTCGTCGCGGGAGCGCTCGCGGGCGGGGCGCTCGCGGTGGCGATGGCCGCCTCCGAGACGACCCGTGCGGTGGTCAGGCCCTACGTGGTCGCGCTCCGGGTGGTCCCGCTGGTCGCGGTCGCGCCGCTGCTGTTCCGGTGGTTCGGCGACGGAGTGGGGGCCCGCGCCGCGCTGGCGGCCACGCTGGCAGTGTTCCCGGTGACGATCGCGACCTACCAGGGGCTTGCCGCGACGCCCGACGAGTTCGTGGCGCTCGCTCGGTCGGTCGGCGCTTCGCCGGCGACGCAGTACCTCCGGGTGCGGCTCCCGGCGGCGGCCCCGCAGGCGTTCGCGGGCCTGAAGGTCGCTGCCGCCGCGAGCGTGGTCGGCGCGGTGGTCGCGGAGTTCCTGACCCTGACCGCGGGCGTCGGCTACCGGGTGTTCCGGGCGTCGACCCGGCTCCAGACCGCCCGGATGCTCGCCGCGCTGGGAGTGCTGGCGCTGCTGGGCGTCGGCTTCTACCTGGTGCCAGCGCTTGTCGAACGCCGATTCGACTGGGGGTAGCGGACGGGGCTGCAGGAACGCGAGCGGTTCACCGCCAGTCGATCCGGTTCTCGACCGCGACGACGGCGCCGTACACCGCCATGCCCTCGGCGAAGAGGACGACGACCGCCGCCAGCACCACGTCGGTCTGGACGTTCTCGGCCCCGATGAGGACGAGGTAGCCCAGCCCCTCGTCGGTCAGGATCCACTCGGCCACCACCGCGCCGACCGTCGCGAGCGCGGCCGACTGCTTGAGGCCGGCGAACACCGAGGGCAGCGCGGCCGGCACCCGGACGAACAGGAACGTCCGGACCGGGCCGGCGTCGACCGACCGGAGCAGGTCGAGGTACTCCTCGGGGGTCCCGTCGAGCCCCGACGCCGAGCTCACGTACGTCGGGAAGAAGGCGACGAGCGCGACGAACCAGAGCGCGGTGCCCGCGCCGGTCCCCAGATACACCAACAGTAGCGGCGCGACCGCGATCTTCGGCAGCACGCGCGCGGTGACCAGATAGGGGTAGAGCGCTCGCCGGAGCAGCGTCGAGTGGACCGTCACCGCGGCCGCGCCGAACCCCGCGAGCACGCCGGCCGCGCCGCCCCCGAGCACGGTC
This window encodes:
- a CDS encoding ABC transporter substrate-binding protein, whose amino-acid sequence is MGETRRQFLRATGVSAVGLAGAVGGAAGQSDGVSLLLNWKPNGLHIPYYAARARGYYEEQGVNLTRIKSGQGSDFAAKQVGLGNAPLAVTGASQVLNINTRGLNPQSVGVVMQRSPVVVFTTSDAFGGPMDRVDQLAGKTVGTGPGMVRILTKLLLERKGVLSEVELVDTGFDTVQQLLSGKIDAAGGVFADAVTARRQAGEVYSIPVAETIPSYGHVVAANSQFAADNPETVRGFLNATARGAAWATDNPERATDHLVEANPAISETADVQRAKWVEMAGDYVLSDAVRRRGWGWSDAQPWQTMYEALRDAELLGGETDPTSVWTNDYLDTEYEYVGQYASQVTPPESTATGTMAGGAGATGTTAAGASGTTTGTATGSDAGTTAAGGTSEPTTVETTAANGSN
- a CDS encoding ABC transporter permease is translated as MDGSGSRASGSRSSASGTPASDATSRRQDMRTRTSAATRASGLAARAAPAVVTAVLAVVAWWAAARTADVPAVVLPSPVDVGAAFAAHWRILLEAAGVTALTAGLGVVAGALAGGALAVAMAASETTRAVVRPYVVALRVVPLVAVAPLLFRWFGDGVGARAALAATLAVFPVTIATYQGLAATPDEFVALARSVGASPATQYLRVRLPAAAPQAFAGLKVAAAASVVGAVVAEFLTLTAGVGYRVFRASTRLQTARMLAALGVLALLGVGFYLVPALVERRFDWG
- a CDS encoding ABC transporter permease, with amino-acid sequence MSYADRIPAARVSLPAGGLAVGVLVWWAVVALLGVPPYLLPSPVAVADRLASRPGLYAHNGLVTLRTVLGGGAAGVLAGFGAAAVTVHSTLLRRALYPYLVTARVLPKIAVAPLLLVYLGTGAGTALWFVALVAFFPTYVSSASGLDGTPEEYLDLLRSVDAGPVRTFLFVRVPAALPSVFAGLKQSAALATVGAVVAEWILTDEGLGYLVLIGAENVQTDVVLAAVVVLFAEGMAVYGAVVAVENRIDWR